The Lycium barbarum isolate Lr01 chromosome 12, ASM1917538v2, whole genome shotgun sequence genome includes a region encoding these proteins:
- the LOC132623685 gene encoding inorganic pyrophosphatase 2-like produces the protein MAGILVIFDFDKTIIDVDSDNWVVDELGLTNMFNQLLPIMRWNSLMDRMMKEFHAQGKTIKHIEEVLKRVPIHSRIVPCIKSAHALGCDLRIVSDANVFFIETILKHLGIRDCFSEINTNPCYVDEEDNRVRIFPYDDFHGCNNPCPPNMCKGLILERIMQAEGNNKRMIYIGDGSGDFCPSLKLREGDFVMPRKDFPAWNLIKENTTLVKAPVHEWTDGEELERILLQLINGITVEESQ, from the coding sequence ATGGCTGGAATTTTGGTGATTTTCGACTTCGACAAGACAATTATCGACGTGGACAGTGATAATTGGGTGGTGGATGAGTTAGGGTTAACTAATATGTTCAATCAACTTCTTCCCATTATGCGTTGGAACTCTTTAATGGATAGGATGATGAAGGAGTTTCATGCACAAGGCAAAACAATTAAACACATTGAAGAAGTACTAAAAAGGGTTCCCATACATTCCAGAATTGTCCCATGCATTAAATCAGCTCATGCATTAGGGTGTGATTTGAGAATAGTAAGTGATGCAAATGTATTCTTCATTGAAACAATCTTGAAACATCTCGGAATAAGGGACTGCTTCTCAGAAATCAACACGAATCCATGCTACGTCGATGAGGAAGATAACAGGGTTCGAATCTTCCCTTACGATGATTTTCATGGCTGCAATAATCCGTGCCCTCCCAACATGTGCAAAGGTTTGATATTAGAAAGAATAATGCAAGCCGAAGGCAATAATAAAAGAATGATCTATATTGGTGATGGAAGTGGCGATTTCTGCCCTAGTTTGAAGCTCAGAGAAGGAGATTTcgtcatgccaagaaaagattTCCCAGCCtggaatttgataaaagaaaatACGACGCTAGTAAAAGCACCGGTCCACGAGTGGACTGATGGAGAAGAGCTTGAGAGAATACTGCTACAACTGATTAACGGAATCACTGTTGAAGAAAGCCAATAA
- the LOC132624848 gene encoding uncharacterized protein LOC132624848: protein SALTVTNVKSLIPITLDMETGHYHEWATLFKVLACVHSVLEHIIPPTDTTELTAYNATKAANLTLWKRLDAVVLFAQLFQDNKHSRAAYLETEFTTTKMADFGSVMAYYNRLKSLADQLANVGSPVSDQRLVLRLLAGLPETYAHFVTTIQQKDVLP from the exons tctgctttaaccgtcacgaatgtgaaatctttaatcccaatcactctagacatggaaaccggccattatcacgaatgggcgacactattcaaagttctagcctgcgtccactccgtacttgaacacatcataccaccaactgacaccactgaactcaccgcgtacaacgcaacaaaggcggctaaccttacgctctggaaacggctagatgcggtggtccttt ttgctcaacttttccaagataacaagcactcaagggcagcgtatcttgaaactgaattcaccaccacaaaaatggccgacttcggctcggttatggcctattataataggctcaagtctctcgcggatcagcttgccaacgtggggtcgccggtgtccgaccaacgtcTGGTCTTACGCCTCCTTGCAGGCTTACCcgagacatatgcacactttgtcaccaccatccagcagaaggatgtgctgccc